One region of Budorcas taxicolor isolate Tak-1 chromosome 3, Takin1.1, whole genome shotgun sequence genomic DNA includes:
- the LOC128044531 gene encoding thioredoxin-dependent peroxide reductase, mitochondrial-like produces MAAVAGRLLWASPFRHVSAIPWGISASAALRPAASRRMCLTNALWSGSDQAKFSFSTSSSYHAPAVTQHAPYFKGTAVVSGEFKEISLDDFKGKYLVLFFYPLDFTFVCPTEIIAFSDKANEFHDVNCEVAAVSVDSHFSHLAWINTRRKNGGLSQMNIALLSDLTKQIARDYGVLLEGPGLALRGLFIIDPSGVIKHLSLNDLPVGRSVEETLRLVKAFQFVETHGEVCPANWTPESPTIKPHPTASREYFEKVNQ; encoded by the coding sequence ATGGCGGCCGTGGCGGGAAGGTTGCTCTGGGCTTCGCCCTTCCGACATGTGAGTGCCATTCCTTGGGGCATTTCTGCCTCTGCAGCCCTTAGGCCTGCTGCTTCTCGAAGAATGTGCTTGACAAATGCATTGTGGTCTGGTTCTGATCAAGCAAAATTCTCCTTTAGCACCAGTTCCTCATACCATGCCCCCGCCGTCACCCAGCATGCACCCTATTTTAAGGGTACAGCTGTTGTCAGCGGAGAGTTCAAAGAAATTAGCCTTGATGACTTTAAGGGGAAATATTTGGTGCTCTTCTTCTATCCTTTGGATTTCACCTTTGTGTGTCCTACAGAAATTATTGCTTTCAGTGACAAAGCCAATGAATTTCATGATGTGAACTGTGAAGTTGCTGCAGTGTCGGTGGACTCCCACTTCAGCCACTTGGCCTGGATAAACACGCGGAGGAAGAATGGTGGTTTGAGCCAAATGAACATCGCACTCTTGTCAGATTTGACCAAACAGATTGCCCGAGACTATGGTGTGCTGTTAGAAGGTCCCGGCCTTGCACTACGCGGTCTCTTCATAATTGACCCCAGTGGAGTCATCAAGCATCTGAGCCTTAATGATCTCCCAGTGGGCCGAAGCGTGGAAGAGACCCTCCGCTTGGTGAAGGCGTTCCAGTTTGTGGAAACCCATGGAGAAGTCTGCCCGGCCAACTGGACACCCGAGTCTCCTACAATCAAGCCCCATCCAACTGCTTCCAGAGAATATTTTGAGAAGGTAAATCAGTAG